ATAAGACCCTTCATTACGCTCCATATTCCCAATCCATGTTATCAAAGATTTCAAGATGAAGTGCCAGGGAAAGTATTTACAGGATATGAAATGATTGAGGGAGAACCGTTTTGGAAAGACATTTTTACAGAAATAAATGATGAAAAACAAATACAGAAACTTGCGTGCACATTAGCAGGATTTTTAAAAGAGTTACACGAAATTCCATTATCTATATTTGAAGGTATTATGCAATATGATGGTACTGATACGTATTCAGAAATAAATAGTTTATATAGTAAATTACAAGAACATGTTTATCCATTCATGAGAAATGAAGTGAGAAAAGAGATTTCAAAATCGTTTGAGTTATATTTAAATGAATCTAGTCATTTTAACTTTACCCCTAGTCTTGTTCATGGGGATTTTGGCATGACAAACATTTTATATAGTGCAACAAAGCGGGATATTTCAGGAGTTATAGATTTTGGTGGTGCGAGCATGGGAGATCCTGCTTATGACTTTGCGGGGATATTAGCTAGTTATGGAGAGGAGTTTTTACAACTCTTTTCGGTTCATTATCCTAATTTAGAAGCAGTAAAGGAACGAATGTATTTTTACAAAAGTACATTTGCTCTTCAAGAAGCATTATTTGGTGTCCTGAATAATGATAAAAAAGCCTTTCAAGCTGGAATGGCAGAATATGTATAAAAGCCGATTTCAAATCGGCTTTTTATTATCGATACATCGTCCACATCCCAATATCTTTAAATCCTAATCGCTTATAAATTCGTCCGGCAGTTGGATTGTTATAAAATAAGCAAAGCGTTCGGCCTTCTTTCGTAAAGTCTTGGATCATTTTCTGTAATATGAACGAAGCATATCCATTCCCGCGATGATTCGGATGTGTACAGACTCCAACAACCATAGCCGATAATGAATTTTCAGCGGATGTAGAGGCGGATGCGATGATTGCACCGTCTTTTTCAATATAGTATGTACGTCC
This genomic interval from Bacillus cereus contains the following:
- a CDS encoding phosphotransferase family protein, which codes for MRKENEYVAYLQRMYPQLQIKSVYVNEIGQNNDVLIVNDNIVFRFPKYEKGIQKLRVETKLLEKIRPFITLHIPNPCYQRFQDEVPGKVFTGYEMIEGEPFWKDIFTEINDEKQIQKLACTLAGFLKELHEIPLSIFEGIMQYDGTDTYSEINSLYSKLQEHVYPFMRNEVRKEISKSFELYLNESSHFNFTPSLVHGDFGMTNILYSATKRDISGVIDFGGASMGDPAYDFAGILASYGEEFLQLFSVHYPNLEAVKERMYFYKSTFALQEALFGVLNNDKKAFQAGMAEYV